The following proteins are encoded in a genomic region of Hoeflea phototrophica DFL-43:
- a CDS encoding DUF1223 domain-containing protein — translation MTARTLFHALALPLIAAMALAGPLRATAEAGDFIGVVELFTSQGCSSCPPADAELAKMADKGNVLALSYHVDYWNYLGWVDTLASKASTERQYGYAHTLKRKNVYTPQAVVNGRDHANGADPAAVNALINKLSAIDEGLNVTVDAAYDNDGLTISIGEGEGKADIVVVYFDDSNTVDITRGENAGSTITYRHSVRDIETVGMWNGTAKSLTLPASVLSAKAGTGCAILLQVVGRDGSPGAILGAAMITSDETG, via the coding sequence ATGACTGCCCGTACGCTTTTTCACGCTCTTGCCCTGCCGCTGATTGCGGCAATGGCCCTGGCAGGCCCGCTTCGGGCCACGGCGGAAGCGGGCGATTTCATCGGCGTGGTCGAACTGTTCACCAGCCAGGGCTGCTCGTCCTGCCCGCCCGCCGATGCAGAATTGGCGAAAATGGCTGACAAGGGCAATGTTCTGGCCCTGAGCTATCATGTCGATTACTGGAACTATCTCGGCTGGGTCGATACGCTGGCGAGCAAGGCCAGCACCGAGCGGCAATATGGCTATGCCCACACCCTCAAGCGCAAGAACGTCTACACGCCACAGGCGGTGGTCAATGGCCGCGATCATGCAAACGGCGCCGACCCGGCTGCAGTCAACGCCCTGATCAACAAACTTTCCGCCATAGACGAGGGGCTCAACGTCACCGTGGATGCGGCCTATGACAATGACGGGCTGACCATCAGCATCGGCGAAGGTGAGGGCAAAGCCGACATCGTGGTCGTCTATTTCGATGACAGCAACACGGTCGATATCACCCGCGGCGAGAACGCCGGCAGCACCATCACCTACCGGCACAGCGTCCGCGACATCGAAACAGTGGGCATGTGGAACGGCACCGCGAAGTCCCTGACACTGCCGGCATCCGTGCTGTCCGCCAAGGCCGGAACAGGCTGCGCGATCCTTTTGCAGGTGGTGGGCAGAGATGGCTCTCCCGGTGCGATCCTGGGCGCGGCCATGATCACCAGCGATGAAACCGGGTAA
- the thpR gene encoding RNA 2',3'-cyclic phosphodiesterase, translated as MPRLFTALEIPRDAALSLSLLRGGLPGARWLDVENYHITLRFIGDVDGPTADEVVNALDRVDRPSFSLSLSGIGSFGAKKPHSIWAGVSACSELMALQAEIERICQRIGLAPDTRRFSPHVTLARLRHARVSDVVSYLSGRGDFRTESFDVGRFVVMSARDSVGGGPYLVEEAYPLGWRNSVPSLSSSAWQPSRSN; from the coding sequence ATGCCAAGGCTCTTTACCGCTCTCGAAATACCGCGCGATGCGGCGCTGTCGCTGTCCTTGTTGCGCGGCGGCCTTCCCGGAGCCCGGTGGCTTGATGTTGAAAATTATCACATCACGCTGCGCTTCATCGGTGATGTCGACGGTCCCACGGCAGACGAGGTGGTCAATGCGCTTGACCGGGTCGACCGTCCCTCCTTTTCACTGTCACTCTCCGGCATAGGTTCGTTTGGCGCAAAGAAGCCGCATTCGATCTGGGCCGGTGTGTCCGCATGTTCGGAACTGATGGCATTGCAGGCCGAAATCGAAAGGATCTGCCAGCGCATTGGTCTCGCACCCGACACACGGCGGTTCTCGCCGCATGTCACTCTCGCAAGGTTGCGCCATGCACGGGTCTCCGATGTGGTTTCCTATCTCTCGGGCCGCGGCGACTTCCGCACGGAATCCTTTGATGTGGGACGTTTTGTGGTGATGTCGGCGCGGGATTCGGTCGGCGGAGGGCCCTATCTGGTCGAAGAAGCCTATCCTTTGGGCTGGCGCAATTCCGTGCCAAGCCTGTCCAGCAGCGCCTGGCAACCCTCACGCAGCAACTGA
- a CDS encoding Bax inhibitor-1/YccA family protein, producing MADFRNSNVRVASGAHADAAIDEGLRAYMLRVYNIMAMGLGITGVAAYGTYMLASTNPAFAQLLYASPLKWVIMLAPLAMVFFLSFRIEKMSVSAAQTTFWVYAAMMGLSLSSIFIVFTGASITQTFFVTAASFGALSLYGYTTKKDLSGMGSFLIMGVFGIIIAMVVNIFLQSSALEFAISAIGVLVFAGLTAYDTQQIKEMYYEGDGAATAGRKAIMGALRLYLDFINLFMFLLQFLGNRE from the coding sequence ATGGCTGACTTTCGCAATTCGAATGTCCGCGTAGCGAGTGGCGCACATGCAGATGCCGCCATTGATGAGGGCCTCCGCGCCTATATGCTGCGCGTCTACAATATCATGGCAATGGGCCTGGGCATCACCGGCGTGGCCGCTTACGGCACCTACATGCTGGCGTCGACCAACCCGGCCTTCGCGCAACTGCTCTATGCGAGCCCGCTCAAGTGGGTGATCATGCTGGCGCCGCTGGCCATGGTCTTCTTTTTGAGCTTCCGCATCGAGAAGATGAGTGTCTCCGCCGCGCAAACGACCTTCTGGGTCTATGCCGCGATGATGGGCCTGTCGCTGTCGTCGATCTTCATCGTCTTCACCGGCGCGTCGATCACCCAGACGTTCTTTGTCACCGCAGCCTCTTTTGGTGCGTTGTCGCTTTACGGCTACACGACCAAGAAGGATCTGTCGGGCATGGGCTCGTTCCTGATCATGGGCGTGTTCGGCATCATCATCGCGATGGTCGTCAACATCTTCCTTCAGTCGAGCGCGCTTGAGTTCGCCATCTCGGCGATCGGCGTTCTGGTGTTTGCCGGCCTCACCGCCTACGACACCCAGCAGATCAAGGAAATGTACTATGAAGGCGACGGCGCAGCGACTGCCGGCCGCAAGGCGATCATGGGCGCGCTGCGTCTGTATCTCGACTTCATCAACCTGTTCATGTTCCTGCTGCAGTTCCTCGGCAATCGCGAGTAG
- a CDS encoding ABC transporter ATP-binding protein yields MSQTTDPSIVTLRKANLTLGNGASSVHVLKGIDLDIAKGQSVGIVGPSGSGKSTLLMVVAGLERLDSGEVHIAGSALHTLSEDAVAAVRGRSVGIVFQSFHLIPNMTALENVAVPLELAGKSDAFDRAREELIAVGLGERLTHYPGQLSGGEQQRVAIARALAPDPALIVADEPTGNLDGDTGRQIAELLFAKQSERGATLLLVTHDPALASQCDRQVSVRSGLIVGDSAGADAAEKAIA; encoded by the coding sequence GTGTCTCAAACAACTGACCCTTCGATCGTCACCTTGAGAAAAGCCAATCTGACGCTCGGGAACGGGGCTTCCTCTGTTCACGTGCTCAAGGGTATTGATCTCGATATCGCCAAGGGCCAATCGGTCGGCATCGTCGGACCGTCGGGTTCCGGCAAGTCGACGCTGCTGATGGTGGTGGCGGGTCTTGAGCGGCTCGACAGTGGCGAAGTCCACATTGCCGGCAGCGCGCTGCACACGCTCAGCGAGGATGCGGTGGCTGCAGTGCGCGGCCGGTCAGTCGGTATCGTGTTTCAGTCCTTTCACCTCATCCCCAACATGACGGCGCTTGAAAATGTTGCCGTGCCGCTGGAGCTTGCGGGCAAGTCCGACGCGTTCGACCGGGCCCGGGAAGAGCTGATCGCGGTCGGCCTGGGTGAGCGGCTGACCCATTATCCTGGCCAGCTTTCAGGCGGCGAACAGCAGCGCGTGGCGATTGCCCGGGCGCTGGCTCCCGATCCGGCGCTGATTGTGGCTGACGAGCCGACCGGCAATCTCGATGGTGATACCGGCCGGCAGATTGCCGAATTGCTGTTTGCCAAGCAATCCGAGCGCGGTGCGACGCTCTTGCTGGTCACCCACGATCCGGCGCTTGCATCGCAGTGCGACCGGCAGGTTTCGGTGCGGTCAGGCCTGATTGTCGGCGACAGCGCAGGCGCAGATGCCGCTGAAAAGGCGATTGCCTGA
- a CDS encoding GNAT family N-acetyltransferase: MQIRDATLADVPAITRIYTESVRNGVASYELTPPGEAEMTRRFSTICGNGYPYLVAEADGKVMGYAYASAFRTRPAYRWSVEDSIYLDPEARGRGYGKALLHALIAGCETLGFRQMIAVIGGAHPASIAVHQKAGFVHSGMISGSGHKHGSWLDTVFMQRQLGEGKATDPDPEIYPGTLFMG; the protein is encoded by the coding sequence ATGCAGATACGCGATGCGACCCTTGCCGATGTGCCGGCAATCACCCGTATTTACACCGAGAGCGTGCGCAACGGCGTGGCCAGTTATGAGCTTACACCGCCCGGCGAGGCGGAGATGACGCGGCGGTTTTCGACGATTTGTGGCAATGGCTATCCCTATCTTGTGGCCGAGGCTGACGGCAAGGTCATGGGCTATGCCTATGCATCCGCGTTTCGGACCCGCCCGGCCTATAGATGGTCGGTGGAGGACTCGATTTATCTCGATCCCGAGGCGCGGGGCCGGGGCTACGGAAAGGCGCTTTTGCATGCGCTGATCGCAGGTTGCGAGACGCTCGGATTCCGGCAGATGATCGCGGTGATTGGCGGGGCGCATCCCGCTTCCATCGCCGTGCACCAGAAGGCCGGCTTCGTTCATAGCGGGATGATTTCTGGTTCCGGTCACAAGCATGGAAGCTGGCTCGATACGGTGTTCATGCAACGCCAGCTGGGTGAGGGCAAGGCAACTGATCCCGACCCCGAGATCTATCCCGGCACACTTTTCATGGGCTGA
- a CDS encoding DUF2794 domain-containing protein translates to MTDGGDSSARRYTTGTETATTVDLAEIRRRNTPEPVTFHRRELDLILRIYGRMVADGHWRDYAIDHLRDRAVFSAFRRTSEVPLYRIEKDPSRARKQGAFAIISAAGLVLKRGHELETVLRYFDKSPRVVR, encoded by the coding sequence ATGACGGACGGGGGGGACTCTTCTGCGCGCCGTTACACAACGGGAACAGAGACGGCAACCACGGTGGATCTGGCCGAGATCCGGCGGCGCAACACGCCCGAGCCGGTCACGTTTCATCGCCGTGAACTCGATCTGATCCTGCGAATATACGGCAGGATGGTCGCTGACGGGCACTGGCGCGACTATGCCATCGACCATCTGCGCGACCGCGCAGTGTTCTCGGCCTTCCGCCGCACCAGTGAAGTGCCGCTCTACCGGATCGAGAAGGATCCGTCGCGGGCCCGCAAGCAGGGCGCTTTTGCCATCATCTCAGCCGCCGGCCTTGTGCTCAAACGCGGGCATGAGCTCGAGACCGTGCTGAGATATTTCGACAAGAGCCCACGCGTCGTCCGCTGA
- a CDS encoding 4a-hydroxytetrahydrobiopterin dehydratase encodes MSRPKLDSTTISQKLAAVSQWNIDAGETALTRSFKFKDFSEAFGFMARAALVAEKLDHHPEWKNVYRTVEVRLTTHDAGGLTQLDFDLAGAMDTIAASTGQ; translated from the coding sequence ATGTCACGCCCAAAACTCGATAGCACAACCATTTCGCAAAAGCTCGCAGCCGTATCCCAGTGGAACATCGATGCGGGCGAAACCGCACTCACACGAAGCTTCAAGTTCAAAGATTTCAGCGAGGCCTTCGGCTTCATGGCGCGCGCGGCACTGGTGGCCGAAAAGCTCGATCACCACCCCGAATGGAAGAACGTCTACCGCACCGTCGAGGTGCGGTTGACCACGCACGACGCCGGCGGCCTGACCCAGCTTGACTTCGATCTGGCGGGCGCGATGGACACGATTGCTGCCTCGACTGGCCAATAA
- the acnA gene encoding aconitate hydratase AcnA: MAKSLDSFNCRSTLSVDGTDYTYYSLIEAEKNGLTGVAALPFSMKVILENLLRNEDGRTVKKDDILAVAAWLTNKGKTEAEIAYRPARVLMQDFTGVPAVVDLAAMRDAMVSLGGDPQKINPLVPVDLVIDHSVIVDEFGTPQALANNVAHEYERNGERYRFLKWGQQAFKNFRVVPPGTGICHQVNLEYLGQTVWTREENGEITAYPDTCVGTDSHTTMINGLGVLGWGVGGIEAEAAMLGQPISMLLPEVIGFRLTGKIKEGVTATDLVLTVVQMLRKKGVVSKFVEFFGPGLDSMSLADRATIGNMGPEYGATCGFFPVDGETINYLTMSGREEDRIKLVEAYSKAQGMWREAGAADPVFTDTLDLDLGTVVPSMAGPKRPEGRIPLEGIASGFATALESEYKKPGQLTNRYQVEGEDYDLGHGDVAIAAITSCTNTSNPSVLIGAGLLARNALAKGLKTKPWVKTSLAPGSQVVAEYLAASGLQTDLDALGFNLVGFGCTTCIGNSGPLPAPVSKTINDKGLIAAGVLSGNRNFEGRVSPDVQANYLASPPLVVAYALAGSVQKDLTTEPIGDDKDGNPVYLKDIWPSSQEIQEFIMKYVTRALYASKYADVFKGDENWQAVEAPESQTYAWDDNSTYVQNPPYFAGMGKTGAGISDIVGARVLGLFGDKITTDHISPAGSIKAQSPAGSYLMDNGVGVADFNQYGTRRGNHEVMMRGTFANIRLRNHMLGPNGREGGYTFHYPSREEVSIYDAAMQYKAEGVPLVIFAGVEYGNGSSRDWAAKGTNLLGVRAVIAQSFERIHRSNLVGMGVIPFVFEEGSSWESLGLKGDEMVSIEGLADIKPGERKTAKVTYGDGLVKDIPIICRIDTLDEVDYVNNGGILQTVLRDLAA, from the coding sequence GTGGCCAAATCACTCGACAGCTTCAACTGCCGTTCCACACTCAGTGTCGACGGAACCGACTACACCTATTACAGCCTCATCGAGGCGGAAAAGAACGGATTGACCGGCGTTGCGGCGCTTCCCTTCTCGATGAAGGTGATCCTTGAAAACCTGCTCCGCAATGAAGACGGCCGCACCGTCAAGAAGGACGACATCCTCGCCGTGGCAGCCTGGCTGACCAACAAGGGCAAGACCGAAGCCGAGATCGCCTATCGTCCGGCCCGCGTTCTGATGCAGGATTTCACCGGCGTCCCCGCCGTGGTCGACCTGGCCGCAATGCGCGACGCCATGGTGTCGCTCGGCGGCGATCCGCAGAAAATCAACCCGCTGGTCCCCGTCGACCTGGTCATCGACCACTCGGTCATCGTCGATGAATTCGGCACACCGCAGGCGCTGGCAAACAATGTTGCACATGAATATGAGCGCAATGGCGAGCGCTACCGCTTCCTCAAATGGGGTCAGCAGGCGTTCAAGAACTTCCGCGTTGTTCCCCCCGGCACCGGCATCTGCCACCAGGTGAACCTGGAGTATCTCGGCCAGACCGTCTGGACCAGGGAAGAAAACGGCGAAATCACCGCCTATCCGGACACCTGCGTTGGCACAGACAGCCACACCACCATGATCAACGGCCTGGGCGTGCTCGGCTGGGGCGTCGGCGGCATCGAAGCCGAAGCCGCCATGCTGGGTCAGCCGATCTCCATGCTGCTGCCTGAGGTCATCGGCTTCCGCCTGACCGGCAAGATCAAGGAAGGCGTCACCGCCACCGACCTGGTGCTGACCGTGGTGCAGATGCTGCGCAAGAAGGGCGTTGTGTCGAAATTCGTCGAATTCTTCGGACCCGGCCTGGATTCAATGTCGCTCGCCGACCGCGCCACCATCGGCAATATGGGTCCCGAATATGGTGCTACCTGCGGCTTCTTCCCCGTCGATGGCGAAACCATCAACTATCTGACCATGTCGGGCCGTGAAGAAGATCGCATCAAGCTCGTCGAAGCCTATTCGAAGGCGCAGGGCATGTGGCGCGAGGCCGGCGCCGCCGATCCGGTGTTCACCGACACGCTCGATCTCGATCTGGGCACCGTGGTGCCGTCGATGGCCGGGCCGAAGCGTCCCGAAGGCCGGATCCCGCTCGAAGGCATTGCCTCGGGCTTCGCCACGGCTCTCGAAAGTGAGTACAAGAAACCGGGTCAGCTCACAAACCGCTACCAGGTTGAAGGCGAAGACTATGATCTCGGCCACGGCGACGTGGCGATCGCAGCCATCACCTCCTGCACCAACACCTCGAACCCGAGCGTGCTGATCGGCGCCGGCCTGCTGGCCCGCAACGCCCTCGCCAAGGGCCTCAAGACCAAGCCATGGGTGAAAACATCACTGGCGCCTGGCAGCCAGGTGGTGGCCGAATATCTGGCCGCATCCGGTCTGCAGACCGATCTCGACGCGCTCGGCTTCAACCTTGTTGGCTTCGGCTGCACCACATGCATCGGCAACTCCGGTCCGCTGCCTGCCCCGGTCTCCAAGACCATCAATGACAAGGGCCTGATCGCCGCCGGCGTGCTCTCGGGCAACCGCAACTTCGAAGGCCGCGTCTCGCCGGACGTTCAGGCCAACTATCTGGCCTCGCCGCCGCTGGTGGTGGCCTATGCGCTTGCAGGCTCGGTCCAGAAGGATCTGACCACCGAACCGATCGGCGATGACAAGGACGGCAACCCCGTCTACCTCAAGGACATCTGGCCCTCCTCCCAGGAGATCCAGGAGTTCATCATGAAATATGTCACCCGTGCGCTTTACGCCTCCAAATATGCCGACGTGTTCAAGGGCGACGAGAACTGGCAGGCGGTGGAAGCCCCTGAAAGCCAGACCTACGCCTGGGACGACAACTCGACCTATGTCCAGAACCCGCCCTACTTTGCCGGAATGGGCAAGACCGGCGCCGGCATTTCCGACATCGTCGGCGCACGCGTGCTGGGTCTGTTCGGTGACAAGATCACCACCGACCACATCTCGCCGGCCGGCTCGATCAAGGCACAGTCGCCTGCCGGATCCTACCTGATGGACAATGGCGTCGGCGTTGCCGACTTCAACCAGTACGGCACCCGCCGCGGCAACCACGAAGTCATGATGCGCGGCACCTTTGCCAACATCCGGCTGCGCAACCACATGCTGGGACCGAACGGCCGTGAAGGTGGCTACACCTTCCACTACCCGTCGCGCGAAGAGGTCTCGATCTATGACGCAGCCATGCAGTACAAGGCCGAAGGCGTGCCGCTGGTGATCTTCGCCGGTGTCGAATACGGCAACGGCTCGTCACGCGACTGGGCGGCAAAGGGCACCAACCTGCTTGGCGTCCGCGCCGTCATCGCCCAATCCTTCGAGCGCATTCACCGCTCGAACCTTGTCGGCATGGGAGTTATCCCGTTTGTCTTCGAAGAAGGCTCAAGCTGGGAAAGCCTGGGCCTCAAGGGCGACGAGATGGTGTCCATCGAAGGCCTTGCCGACATCAAGCCGGGCGAAAGGAAGACCGCCAAGGTGACCTATGGAGATGGCTTGGTGAAGGACATCCCGATCATCTGCCGCATCGATACGCTTGATGAGGTCGACTACGTCAACAATGGCGGCATCCTGCAGACCGTTCTGCGCGATCTGGCTGCCTGA
- a CDS encoding low molecular weight protein-tyrosine-phosphatase, whose amino-acid sequence MNTSVSDGGEKAQCSVLFVCMGNICRSPLAEGIFRKGLADAGLDGFVMVDSAGTGNWHAGDPPDIRSVETATENGIDISMQRARQVSDDDYDRFDLIFAMDRSNEATLKARAPSSQHDRIHLFLDHTLGMRTDVPDPYYGGVDGFDAVYQLLREGCQALLDRLGTELRQPKG is encoded by the coding sequence ATGAACACTAGTGTTTCAGACGGCGGAGAAAAGGCACAGTGTTCGGTGCTTTTTGTGTGCATGGGCAATATCTGCCGGTCTCCGCTGGCCGAAGGTATCTTCCGCAAGGGCTTGGCGGACGCCGGCCTGGACGGGTTTGTCATGGTCGATTCCGCCGGAACCGGGAACTGGCATGCGGGCGATCCGCCTGACATCCGCTCGGTGGAAACGGCAACTGAAAACGGCATCGACATATCAATGCAGCGTGCGCGGCAGGTGTCAGATGATGATTATGACCGCTTCGACCTGATCTTTGCCATGGACCGTTCCAACGAGGCGACGCTGAAAGCGCGAGCGCCATCGTCGCAGCATGACCGCATCCATCTCTTTCTCGACCATACCCTGGGTATGCGGACTGATGTTCCCGATCCCTATTATGGCGGCGTTGATGGTTTCGATGCGGTCTATCAGTTGCTGCGTGAGGGTTGCCAGGCGCTGCTGGACAGGCTTGGCACGGAATTGCGCCAGCCCAAAGGATAG
- a CDS encoding arylesterase produces the protein MRFRNLIAAALATLSFIATPLSARADEVIRLVGFGDSLMAGYNLDSAEGFPARLQAALVEKGYQVEITDAGVSGDTTSGGLARLDWSIPEGVDGVILELGANDALRGLPPETTRENLDAMITRLKERGIAVLLAGMLAPPNMGADYEAKFNTIYPDLAKKHDVVFYPFFLDGVTGNPSLLLSDGMHPNANGINRMVEGILPYAETFLTGLKAL, from the coding sequence ATGCGTTTTAGGAATCTGATTGCCGCCGCTCTCGCCACTTTGAGCTTTATAGCCACTCCGCTTTCAGCCAGGGCGGACGAGGTGATCCGTCTTGTCGGGTTCGGCGACAGCCTCATGGCGGGCTACAATCTCGACAGCGCGGAAGGCTTCCCGGCGCGGCTTCAAGCGGCGCTGGTGGAAAAGGGATATCAGGTGGAAATCACTGATGCCGGTGTATCCGGTGACACCACCTCGGGCGGCCTGGCGCGGCTCGACTGGTCAATCCCGGAGGGTGTCGACGGGGTGATTCTGGAGCTTGGCGCCAATGACGCGCTGCGCGGCTTGCCACCGGAAACGACACGGGAAAATCTTGACGCCATGATCACCCGGCTCAAGGAGCGCGGCATCGCCGTCCTGCTCGCCGGAATGCTGGCGCCACCCAACATGGGCGCAGACTACGAGGCCAAGTTCAACACCATCTACCCCGACCTCGCCAAGAAGCATGACGTTGTCTTCTATCCATTTTTTCTCGATGGGGTGACCGGCAACCCAAGCCTGCTTCTCAGTGATGGAATGCATCCGAATGCCAATGGAATCAACAGGATGGTGGAAGGTATCCTGCCCTATGCCGAGACATTTCTGACCGGACTCAAAGCCCTGTAG
- a CDS encoding ABC transporter permease produces MAAPNQFRLGLAVRLALRELRGGLSGFYIFLACVALGTAAIAGVNSVSQMMTGSIASEGRTILGGDIRFESENQPFSEAESSFIEDLGDVSTGANLRTMARTQDGSDQSLVELRAVDGAYPLYGSFQASPDMPLETIFEERDGVFGAATAQILLDRLGLSLGDEVLVGQARFELRAIIVTEPDSLSEGFGFAPRFLISRSSLDAAGLIRPGSLIEYSYRVRVDGGASAGQLANIRADLREQFPETGLEVRTSRNAAPALTRNIERFSQFLTLVGLTALIVGGVGIANSVRAWLDGKRGVIATLKCVGAPSRLVVAIYLIQVMLIAGFGVFLGLLLGLATPFFAAGALSGVIPVAVQASVYPASLIIAAGFGLMTAFAFAVLPLGRAGEVPATALFRQQSFEGGGLPRWPYLLAAGVTLVALCAAAIWFADDRGIASVFVAAVVVAFGVLRLVGFAVQAIARKVPAVRSTPLRLAIGNIHRPGALTPSVVLSLGLGLALLVTLALIDTNLRRELSGNLPDRAPNFFFVDIQSSEIDGFENILSEVAPEGKVIKVPMLRGRILELKGEPVNEDNVPAEARWVLRGDRGVTYTKNLPENSRLSAGEWWAPDHQGEPLVSFSSEEAGELGLSVGDTITVSVLGRSIVARIANLRDVEWESLSINFVMVFSPNTFAGAPHSWMATLQDPDATAAEEGEVLRAVTQAYPTITSVRVKDALELANRVVGQIGIAIRAAALVALIASVLVLAGALAAGNRSRIHDAVVLKTLGATRVTLIRAYVYEYGLLGLATAVFALAFGAVASWFVVSRIMTLPSSFMPDIAAATLVGALVVTVGIGLLGTWRVLGQKAAPVLREL; encoded by the coding sequence ATGGCCGCGCCAAATCAGTTCCGGCTTGGTCTGGCGGTGCGGCTGGCGTTGCGTGAATTGCGCGGCGGACTGTCGGGATTCTATATTTTTCTCGCCTGCGTGGCGCTGGGAACAGCTGCGATTGCCGGGGTCAATTCGGTCTCGCAGATGATGACCGGCTCGATTGCCTCGGAAGGCCGCACCATTCTGGGTGGCGACATTCGGTTTGAAAGCGAGAATCAGCCGTTCAGTGAAGCCGAAAGCAGTTTCATCGAAGACTTGGGAGATGTCTCAACCGGCGCCAATCTGCGCACGATGGCGCGGACCCAGGATGGATCTGACCAGTCTCTGGTGGAATTGCGCGCAGTGGATGGCGCCTACCCGCTTTATGGAAGCTTTCAGGCATCGCCTGACATGCCGCTTGAGACGATCTTTGAAGAGCGCGACGGCGTTTTCGGAGCGGCAACGGCGCAGATCCTGCTCGACCGGCTTGGCCTGTCGCTTGGCGACGAGGTTCTTGTCGGCCAGGCACGCTTTGAACTGCGCGCGATTATCGTTACGGAACCGGACTCCCTGTCGGAAGGCTTCGGCTTTGCGCCAAGGTTCCTGATTTCCCGGTCGTCGCTTGATGCGGCAGGCCTGATCAGGCCGGGCAGCCTGATCGAATACAGCTACCGGGTCCGCGTCGATGGCGGTGCCAGCGCCGGCCAACTGGCCAATATCCGTGCCGATCTGAGGGAGCAGTTTCCTGAAACCGGCCTTGAGGTTCGCACCAGCCGCAACGCGGCGCCGGCATTGACCCGCAACATTGAGCGTTTTTCGCAGTTTCTGACCCTGGTCGGGCTGACCGCCCTGATTGTTGGCGGTGTCGGCATCGCCAATTCGGTGCGCGCCTGGCTTGACGGAAAACGCGGTGTGATCGCCACGCTCAAATGTGTCGGCGCGCCGTCACGGCTGGTGGTGGCCATCTATCTCATCCAGGTGATGCTGATTGCCGGCTTCGGCGTGTTTCTCGGGTTGCTTCTCGGGCTCGCGACGCCGTTTTTTGCTGCCGGGGCGCTGTCTGGCGTGATTCCGGTTGCGGTGCAGGCTTCGGTTTACCCCGCATCGCTGATCATTGCTGCAGGCTTTGGCCTGATGACCGCCTTTGCCTTTGCCGTGCTGCCGCTCGGCCGGGCAGGCGAGGTGCCTGCCACGGCATTGTTCCGCCAGCAGAGCTTTGAGGGTGGGGGGCTGCCACGCTGGCCCTATCTTCTGGCAGCCGGGGTGACGCTGGTTGCCTTGTGCGCGGCGGCGATCTGGTTTGCTGATGATCGCGGCATCGCTTCGGTTTTCGTGGCCGCCGTTGTCGTTGCCTTTGGCGTGCTCAGGCTGGTGGGCTTTGCAGTCCAGGCGATCGCCAGAAAGGTGCCCGCCGTGCGCTCGACGCCGCTGCGGCTTGCCATCGGCAATATCCACCGTCCCGGCGCGCTGACGCCGTCAGTTGTGCTGTCGCTGGGTCTCGGGCTTGCGCTTCTGGTGACTCTGGCGTTGATCGACACCAATCTGAGGCGGGAACTCTCCGGCAATCTGCCGGACCGGGCGCCCAACTTCTTCTTTGTCGACATCCAGTCGAGTGAAATCGACGGATTTGAAAACATCCTTTCCGAGGTCGCGCCGGAGGGCAAGGTCATCAAGGTTCCGATGCTGCGCGGCCGGATTCTCGAGCTCAAGGGTGAGCCGGTGAATGAGGATAATGTGCCTGCCGAGGCGCGCTGGGTGCTTCGTGGGGACCGCGGTGTGACCTACACCAAAAACCTGCCGGAGAATTCGCGGCTGTCGGCCGGCGAATGGTGGGCGCCCGACCATCAGGGCGAACCGCTGGTGTCATTCTCCTCCGAGGAGGCGGGCGAGCTGGGCCTGAGCGTTGGCGACACCATCACGGTGTCGGTGCTGGGCCGGTCGATCGTTGCCCGGATTGCCAATCTGCGCGACGTGGAGTGGGAATCGCTGTCGATCAATTTCGTCATGGTGTTTTCGCCCAACACCTTTGCCGGCGCTCCACACTCCTGGATGGCGACGTTGCAGGATCCGGACGCCACCGCCGCGGAAGAGGGCGAGGTGCTGCGCGCCGTTACCCAGGCCTATCCGACCATCACCAGTGTGAGGGTCAAGGATGCGCTCGAACTGGCCAACCGCGTGGTGGGCCAGATCGGGATCGCGATTCGCGCGGCAGCCCTGGTGGCTCTGATCGCCTCCGTGCTGGTTCTCGCCGGCGCGCTGGCTGCGGGCAACCGCTCCCGGATCCATGATGCGGTGGTGCTCAAGACGCTGGGCGCGACACGGGTGACCCTGATCCGGGCCTATGTCTACGAATATGGTCTGCTGGGCCTCGCCACGGCGGTTTTTGCGCTGGCCTTTGGCGCTGTTGCCTCCTGGTTCGTGGTCAGCCGGATCATGACCCTGCCCTCCAGTTTCATGCCCGATATCGCGGCTGCAACGCTTGTTGGTGCGCTCGTGGTCACTGTCGGCATCGGTTTGCTGGGCACCTGGAGGGTGCTTGGACAAAAAGCCGCACCTGTGCTTCGCGAACTTTAG